The following DNA comes from Serinus canaria isolate serCan28SL12 chromosome 1A, serCan2020, whole genome shotgun sequence.
CAAATCCAGTGTTTGCTAAAACACATGACAATGAAGTACATACTTTACTTTTTCATCATGCTCCACCTAAGTACTCCACCTAAATGATTATTGTTATTGGGGCACTTAGCTCCTGTTTTGCCTAATTatctttaataaaaacaaaaatgctaaCATCTGCACTCAGGCAACTCCTATGTGCTGCTCAAAGAGAACTCCCTGCAATCTTGCTGGGGTTTTGCTTGTTCTCATCTTCTCTAAATACGCTGgttaaaacattaatttcttttgacaCAATCTGCAGCTAATATGGAAGAAAGCAGCCATCAGCTGAATAACCATGGAACTCACCCAGAATCACAGATCAGCTTGCATAAAACTAAATATAGCTGAAGAAACAGTATCTTTTATACAGCCATATATTCAATATTTATACAGTAGCTACTGAAATTTAGTATGTCACCAGAAAGTTACACAACTTCTACAATGTTACACTGTATGCCATTTTACAGTACAACAAAGAGTGtcctgggagagaaaaaaactaattaaataaGGACCTCTCAAATTAATAATTCAAGTGAGCTGATTGACAATGATGATACTACAATATGCCCTGTAATTATTCcaataaaataatgcaaattaaattcaaatgtAGGGAATGACTAATAATTTTGACAGTGGATGCTATTAATTTGATTGTTTCACTGTTGGTCAAAGtacataaaaaagtaaaatgaagaTTGCATTATGATAATGCCCTAAGAAACAGGatgcatatttcatttttcatcacaAGATGATGgtattgttattattttcccttctaCAAAATTTAAGAGGGCTAATATAATCCACTGGGGTATGCAGACCAAGCTCTAAGCTCTTCTTTATGTACCAACTAACATAATAAAATCCTGCTATGGGCAACTGCAAGATAAAAATAgtaagaacaaagaaaatgatTCTTTGAACGCCTGTGTACCTGAATACCACTGTCAAGTTGAAAAAGACTGCAAGAGTGAGTTCCAACATGTCCTGTGGTCTTCCCTGGGTTCAGATGGAAGACTGAGAGGTGGAAATGGTATTAATCTAGATTCTGTTTAAAATCAAGAAATAACTCTGTTTAAGATTTACCTCTTTCTTTCTAGCATGCTCAGCCTTTATTTTCTCATACTCTTCTTTTGCCTTCTGAttggatgttttatttttaaacttctcttGAGTCCCAACTGACCTGGAGGGAAAAGTACACATTCTTGAGACACTGAGTACCATCAAACAGACATAACCATAGATACCACAGCCACTGCAGAATCACAGCACAGTCTTCCACTGCTTTTGTCAGTGAAGTTAATTACAAATACAGGTTTCAGAGCACTCATCCTTCTACCCTGAATGGATTGTTTGCACTACTCTTACATGATATCAACACCATGCCAGGCCATGCATGAGCAGTCAGCAAGAAAACATAACAAACTAAACTCCTTCAATGCCAAATGTACCAAAGACCAGAGTGAACACAACTGTTAGTAATGCATACACTTTATCTGCTGTATCTTCACGTGGATGATGTTCCCTTAAGCTTAAAGACTGCCTAAAAGAGTATTGCCCATCATTCAAACTCCTCATAGCTAGAAAACCTGAACATACTAGCTCAGAGCTGCATCCTCTCTTTCTAGTTCCAACACATGGGAGAAACTGCAGAGATGAGAACATACATTTAGAAATACCACTCTCTtatggaaaaaaccaaaaaaatttcctttcttcttacCTCCATCTGGTGGCAGTACTGTGCAATGACATCTCCTTGTCCCAAGTACAAAACCGTTACACTGCCAATTATTTTTCtaaccagcaggaaaaaatatttaagcaatGTAACATAGCAGCATTTttagtaaaaatgaaaatcaccCCACTAAAGTCCATGCGAACTGTTAATAtctaaaatattcctttcctGATGGAATGAACTACTTTTCTTAAAGACATGCTTTGAAAACTTACTCTGCTGCTTTATTAAGCTTTTCTTCTGATGACACAGAATCATCTGGAGTCCTGCGCCTCTTCTtaagcttttcttcctctgcaagGTAAAGATGTTTCAAGTGCTCTGGATAGGTATCTGTAAACTGAtcatcctgctgggaatgcacttgtcttctctttttcagtaaTCTCCTGTACTGTCGTTCAATCTTTTGTTTCCTCCGAAATGCAAATCCTCGTCctgaaagcacaggaaaaaggCAGTTAAACACACCTGCACTAAAACAGCACCAAACCATTCAACTGCTGTCAGGACCCTTGCCATCTGTCTTCTTCCCAAACTGAAAAAAGCCACTACGTGTGGCAATTTCAATAAGGACCAGTCATAAGTTCAAGAACCACTACGATTAGGTTGCTCCCTACTGCAGCATTGCAGCTTGCAGAAATTTACTGAAAATGACTGCCCAACCCCCCGGGAGAGCACTGCAAACACTGCTACTTGATGCCCACTCACCACTATGCACCTATGCCACCTTTTTGAGTCCAGGAAAAGGTGTACTACCATTTCACCTCACTCCTACTTTTGGCAGCTTTTAAAGCAATATGAAAATAGATTCTAAAATAAGCTCCTAAAAGCAGTCTCAAGAAGACACTGGTAATAACTCTGGcggcagcagcagaagtgtgcaacagctgtgacacagaaaaAAGTCACTAAATTGTCCGATCACTCTACATTATTAATTCACGTCTTTTCACTTAAATAGTATTTATTGCTACTACTTTCTCTCTACACATGTCCAGGAAGAGCTTTTCTACAGCTacatcatagaatcatttcTGTTTAAAGGAAAGTTTAGACATTAGCTGTTTCAGAAAAAAGCTATTAAAGAAAACTTATCAACCTAAAGTTGAAGATGCTTTTTTCCTAATGCTTAAGATCTACTGACTTTCACAATATTTTCTAAATGGAAGTCAAATTAGTTTCAACCTCTCCTTTTACTGTTTCTCCAAAGCTGCCACTTCAGCAAAGTGCTGCTGAAGGCCATACCCTTTTTCCTATTCCTTTTTACATCTTCATAATTGTCTATCAATAATGTGAACCTCTCCTCAAG
Coding sequences within:
- the CCDC59 gene encoding thyroid transcription factor 1-associated protein 26, which translates into the protein MAAARRDGPGPAAAAAKGGAAARGPGRKRRWRPVLLRSVVGSVQEGRGFAFRRKQKIERQYRRLLKKRRQVHSQQDDQFTDTYPEHLKHLYLAEEEKLKKRRRTPDDSVSSEEKLNKAAESVGTQEKFKNKTSNQKAKEEYEKIKAEHARKKEEAEKRRQQREEAQRLYKKKKMEAFKILSKKTKKGQPNLNLQVEFLLQKIQQNT